From Brevundimonas vesicularis:
CGCACATTGCTGCAAAATCTTGCAAATCGATCTGGAAGGCTTTGCACTTTCCAGACGCAAGGGAGTGAGCGTCATGGCGAGGGGAACCCCCAGAAGGGCCGGACTGCACGCGGCGATGGCGGCGGCGGCTCTGCTGAGCGGCTTTGCAACGCCGGCTGCGGCGGAAACGCGCCAGGCCGAAGACGCCCTGTCCGCTCTGCGTCAACGCCTTCCACAGGACGAGGTGATCTACTTCCTGCTGCCGGATCGCTTCGCCAATGGCGATGCCACGAATGACCACGGCGGTTACGCCGCCGACCGGCTGAAAAGCGGGTTCGATCCGGCCGATACCGATTTCTATCACGGCGGCGACCTGGCGGGCGTGACCCGACAGCTGGACTATATCCAGGGTCTCGGTGCGACGGCGGTCTGGCTGGCGCCCGTGTTCAAGAACAAGCCGGTGCAGAGCCACGGCGACTACACCGGCGCGGCGCACCACGGATACTGGATCACCGACTTCACCACCGTCGATCCGCACTTCGGCGACGAGGCTGCGATGCGCGCCCTGGTCGAGGCGGCCCACGCGCGCGGCATGAAGGTCTATCTGGACATCGTCGCCAACCACACCGCCGACGTCATCCAGTATCGCGAATGCCCGGAGGGTCGCTGCGCCTATCGCAGCCGCGCCGACTATCCCTACACCCGTCGCGGCGGCGTCGACGGTGCGCCGATCAATGAGGGCTTCGACGGTCGGAACTTTTCGCGCCTGACCCGGCCCGACTACGCCTACACGCCCTATGTCCCGGCGGGCGAGGAGAACGCCAAGGTTCCGGCCTGGCTGAACGATCCGATCCACTATCATAACCGGGGCGAGAGCACCTTCACCGGCGAAAGCAGCCTGGACGGCGACTTCGCCGGGCTGGACGACCTGCTGACCGAGGACCCGGTGGTCATCCAGGGCATGATCGACATCTTCGGCGGCTGGATCGAGAAATACGGGATCGACGGCTTCCGCATAGACACTGCCCGTCATGTGAACCCGGGCTTCTGGCAGGCCTTCATCCCCGCCATGATCGCCCGCGCCGAGGCCAAGGGCATCCCGAACTTCCACATCTTCGGCGAGGTCTATGATCCCGATCCGGCGGTGACGGCGCGGTTCACGCGGGTCGACGGC
This genomic window contains:
- a CDS encoding alpha-amylase family glycosyl hydrolase; protein product: MARGTPRRAGLHAAMAAAALLSGFATPAAAETRQAEDALSALRQRLPQDEVIYFLLPDRFANGDATNDHGGYAADRLKSGFDPADTDFYHGGDLAGVTRQLDYIQGLGATAVWLAPVFKNKPVQSHGDYTGAAHHGYWITDFTTVDPHFGDEAAMRALVEAAHARGMKVYLDIVANHTADVIQYRECPEGRCAYRSRADYPYTRRGGVDGAPINEGFDGRNFSRLTRPDYAYTPYVPAGEENAKVPAWLNDPIHYHNRGESTFTGESSLDGDFAGLDDLLTEDPVVIQGMIDIFGGWIEKYGIDGFRIDTARHVNPGFWQAFIPAMIARAEAKGIPNFHIFGEVYDPDPAVTARFTRVDGYPAVLDFPFQKQATDVAAGKVGTDALAKLFDADTIYDKGAETAAILPTFLGNHDMGRVGFFVKQANPNADDAEVLARIKLAHALMMFSRGVPTLYYGDEQGFAGAGGYGNSRQDMWPSRTPVYANETPVGGRQPAYSTDAPLYQAIAEMTRIRAEEPALRRGHQVVRAYGDKPGLFAMSRIGEDGSEVLALFNTSTAPVAAQVEVEPGSLRWQALRGDCTPESSAPASVAVRVPPLDYVVCKSVP